A window of Candidatus Bathyarchaeota archaeon contains these coding sequences:
- a CDS encoding formylmethanofuran dehydrogenase subunit B: MSNAKFMNFNNKHRIEKPLIRKNGKLTEASLEEAIQKSARILAKATYPLLYGWSSTSCEAQRVGVELAEQVGGVFDNTSSVCHGPSVLAMQEVGLPSCTLGQVRHRADLILYWGCDPLSSHPRHLQRYTVFTERTFENKAKKPVNEKVIKDNKEKNSGNSQPQAEKNSSASTCLLDLEEKPRKLVVIDVRKTSTAAIADLFLQIEPNKDFEVIQALRMLIKDQEIEIANIGGVSLNCLREIADALVNCAFGVIFYGMGLAQSEGKYRNIEAAISLVRDLNARTKFSIMPMKGHFNVTGADIVSAGQTGYPFGVDFSLGYPRYNPGETTAVEILLRHESDAFLAVASDPIAGFPKRAVEHLVKNPLIVIDPHLNATSLMADVVFPCAIAGIETEGSAYRMDQVPLPLKRVVQPPNALLSDKEILSRILAEVKLIKSRKNQP, encoded by the coding sequence TTGAGTAACGCCAAATTTATGAATTTCAATAATAAACACAGAATTGAAAAGCCGCTAATAAGAAAGAACGGTAAATTAACCGAAGCCTCATTAGAAGAAGCTATTCAAAAGTCTGCGAGAATCCTTGCTAAAGCAACATACCCTTTATTGTACGGGTGGAGTAGTACAAGTTGCGAAGCTCAGAGGGTTGGAGTAGAGTTAGCAGAGCAAGTAGGCGGTGTATTCGACAATACTTCAAGCGTTTGTCATGGACCATCCGTGTTAGCTATGCAGGAGGTAGGCTTGCCTTCTTGTACCTTAGGGCAGGTTAGGCACCGGGCTGACCTTATTCTGTATTGGGGATGCGATCCCTTAAGTTCCCACCCAAGGCACCTGCAGAGATATACAGTCTTTACGGAACGAACATTTGAAAATAAAGCAAAGAAACCTGTAAATGAAAAAGTCATAAAAGACAACAAAGAAAAAAATTCAGGTAATTCTCAGCCTCAAGCTGAAAAAAACAGCTCAGCCTCAACTTGTTTGTTAGACTTAGAAGAGAAGCCCCGCAAGCTTGTTGTAATAGATGTTCGGAAAACTTCAACTGCGGCGATTGCTGATTTGTTTCTTCAAATTGAGCCTAACAAAGACTTTGAGGTTATTCAAGCCCTGCGTATGTTAATTAAAGACCAAGAAATTGAGATTGCCAATATTGGGGGTGTTTCTTTAAATTGTCTACGTGAAATTGCTGATGCTTTAGTAAACTGTGCCTTCGGTGTGATTTTCTACGGAATGGGTTTAGCCCAGAGCGAGGGAAAATACCGAAATATCGAGGCTGCCATTAGTTTAGTTCGTGACCTAAATGCCCGAACGAAATTTTCAATCATGCCCATGAAGGGGCATTTTAACGTTACTGGAGCAGATATTGTATCTGCAGGGCAAACTGGCTATCCATTCGGTGTTGATTTTTCCCTTGGCTACCCCCGATACAATCCTGGAGAAACCACCGCAGTTGAGATTCTTCTACGTCATGAGTCTGATGCCTTTTTAGCTGTTGCATCAGACCCAATTGCCGGTTTTCCAAAGCGTGCTGTTGAGCATCTCGTTAAGAACCCACTCATTGTTATTGACCCCCACCTAAATGCTACATCACTGATGGCAGATGTCGTTTTTCCATGTGCTATTGCAGGTATAGAAACCGAAGGCTCGGCATACCGTATGGATCAAGTGCCTCTTCCTCTCAAAAGAGTTGTCCAACCCCCAAATGCCCTTTTAAGTGATA
- a CDS encoding UPF0147 family protein → MVRKKKAEEYEAKIKQALVVLGEVSEDSTTPRNIRRSAKDAMNALQSPEYTPAVRASNAVSLLDEILQDPNMPPYTRVKLWNVMSFIEAIKD, encoded by the coding sequence ATGGTTCGTAAGAAAAAAGCTGAAGAATATGAAGCAAAAATTAAACAAGCGTTAGTTGTGCTTGGCGAAGTCAGCGAAGATAGTACAACGCCGCGAAATATTAGGCGTTCAGCTAAAGACGCTATGAATGCGTTGCAGAGCCCTGAATACACGCCTGCGGTGAGAGCTTCAAACGCTGTCTCGCTTTTGGATGAAATTTTGCAAGACCCCAACATGCCACCTTACACACGAGTTAAACTCTGGAACGTTATGAGCTTCATAGAAGCCATAAAAGATTAA
- a CDS encoding ABC transporter ATP-binding protein yields the protein MYPIEVSDLKKYYGDIKAVDGISFTVNQGEVFSLLGPNGAGKTTTIEILEGLRAKDAGTVKVLGLDPWKKGYELHNKIGVIPQEFTFIEKTTPREAIIYYAALFNVKVNPDDILKDVLLEESAKTYFEELSGGQKRKTGLALSLVNSPELLFLDEPTTGLDPNARRAIWEVIRGLKAKGKTIILTTHYLDEAQQLSDRVAIMDHGKIVAAGTAEEIIRKHGSGERLEIHGSEKLADYIRANTELQVNYNKQRGEIVIPLKQKIDALAALAAAEQSGIDWGHIQTLQDSLDDVFVKLVSEPVGEQGEVAVEEKPRKKGLF from the coding sequence GTGTATCCAATTGAAGTCTCAGACCTAAAAAAATACTATGGAGATATTAAAGCAGTAGACGGCATCTCCTTCACAGTTAACCAAGGAGAAGTTTTCAGTCTTTTGGGTCCAAACGGCGCAGGCAAAACCACAACCATCGAAATTCTTGAGGGCTTACGCGCCAAGGATGCGGGCACAGTAAAAGTTCTGGGACTTGACCCTTGGAAGAAAGGATATGAACTGCACAACAAAATCGGAGTTATCCCTCAAGAGTTCACGTTCATTGAAAAAACGACTCCGCGGGAAGCCATAATTTATTACGCTGCCTTATTCAACGTTAAAGTTAACCCTGACGATATTTTAAAAGATGTTTTGCTCGAAGAATCAGCCAAAACATACTTTGAAGAACTATCAGGCGGGCAGAAACGAAAAACAGGACTTGCCCTCTCACTTGTTAACTCCCCGGAACTCCTATTCCTTGATGAACCCACAACAGGATTAGACCCAAACGCTAGACGCGCCATATGGGAAGTCATACGCGGCTTAAAGGCTAAAGGCAAAACCATAATTTTAACTACCCATTACCTTGACGAAGCACAGCAACTCTCGGACCGAGTGGCAATCATGGATCATGGAAAAATTGTTGCTGCAGGAACTGCTGAAGAAATTATTCGAAAACATGGTTCAGGCGAACGGTTAGAGATTCATGGAAGCGAAAAACTGGCAGACTACATCAGAGCAAACACTGAATTGCAAGTTAACTACAACAAGCAAAGAGGCGAAATTGTAATACCGCTAAAGCAGAAAATCGATGCACTCGCCGCGTTGGCCGCCGCTGAGCAGTCAGGAATTGACTGGGGGCACATCCAAACACTCCAAGACAGCTTAGATGACGTGTTCGTTAAGCTTGTCAGCGAACCAGTAGGCGAGCAAGGCGAAGTTGCAGTAGAAGAAAAACCACGCAAAAAGGGGTTGTTCTAA
- a CDS encoding ABC transporter permease → MVSGKRIFADFKVYSRGYIRNKFGLFFGLIFPVILILIFGAIFSGGGSGTITVYAQNKDTGLELPMVALNFSTEYLNAINKTETLKVITVENSLNFTEYMAKNSIENGLIIPENFTEAYVMHQPVNITVYTNPSGSTGGTVLSILRAINNQFNLGAYNGSTIISINQKNIGAQESYIDFLVPGLIGFAILVNPMFSLTEISSTYKKNKLFKQLSLTPLTKMEWLVSKIMWYIVLSSASFLLMAAVGILLFGANITLTVWLIPFLILGPMLFSSLGMLIGTVTKNPETAGVIGNVVTFPMMFLSGTFFPIAFMPEYLQTFAHVLPLFYVVEGLNNVMVYQNYNGALIDLAVIAVTTIIIFALAVKLFKWRED, encoded by the coding sequence ATGGTTAGTGGAAAAAGAATCTTTGCAGACTTCAAAGTATACAGTCGCGGATACATTAGAAACAAATTTGGATTGTTCTTCGGTTTAATCTTTCCAGTTATACTTATTCTGATTTTCGGAGCAATCTTTTCAGGAGGCGGCTCTGGCACAATAACAGTGTATGCACAGAATAAAGATACTGGTCTAGAGCTTCCGATGGTGGCGCTAAACTTCTCAACAGAATATCTTAACGCTATCAACAAGACGGAGACACTGAAAGTAATAACAGTCGAAAACTCTTTGAACTTCACAGAGTACATGGCTAAAAACTCCATTGAAAATGGTTTGATTATCCCCGAAAACTTTACAGAAGCTTACGTTATGCATCAACCCGTAAACATCACAGTATACACTAACCCCTCAGGAAGCACAGGCGGCACAGTCCTTAGTATACTCCGTGCCATAAACAACCAATTCAACCTCGGCGCATACAACGGTAGCACAATAATATCAATAAATCAGAAGAACATAGGCGCGCAAGAAAGTTACATAGACTTCCTAGTACCAGGTCTAATCGGTTTTGCTATACTAGTTAACCCGATGTTTTCCCTCACAGAAATATCTTCAACCTACAAGAAAAACAAACTTTTCAAGCAGTTATCATTGACGCCGTTAACAAAAATGGAGTGGTTGGTCTCAAAGATAATGTGGTACATCGTCCTATCCTCAGCCTCTTTCCTACTTATGGCAGCAGTAGGCATCCTTTTATTCGGCGCAAACATAACCTTGACAGTTTGGCTAATACCCTTCCTAATTCTTGGACCTATGCTGTTCTCTTCTCTTGGCATGCTCATTGGAACAGTAACCAAAAACCCTGAAACAGCAGGCGTCATCGGAAACGTTGTCACTTTCCCAATGATGTTCCTTTCAGGCACATTCTTCCCCATAGCGTTCATGCCAGAGTACCTGCAAACGTTTGCCCACGTGTTACCCCTCTTCTATGTGGTGGAAGGCTTAAACAACGTCATGGTTTACCAAAACTACAACGGCGCATTAATTGACCTTGCGGTAATCGCAGTAACAACAATCATCATATTTGCTTTGGCTGTTAAACTGTTTAAGTGGAGAGAAGACTAA